The Onthophagus taurus isolate NC chromosome 6, IU_Otau_3.0, whole genome shotgun sequence region ataaacCTTATAATCGAAaagctttattatttatattgattttgcTTGTAAAACTGGTTTAAAACGACGAAAATATATGTTCATATAACGTCAAATGTCATTAgtgatgttaatttaaaaattttgtgaagacaaggaataagtttaaaagtgtcaagaaaatgaataaaaattcgtCGTCGCGAATGCCCTCGGCTATGTCAGTATTAAGAAACCCATTAAAATCAACCTCACCATCGtctaattataatataacttCAACTTGGTATCATAACCTCCCCATTCctattttggttaaaattttTCGGTACTTTACCCAAttggaattaaaaagtttaatgctggtataaaaaaatacgttgtAATTACAAGTAATATacctaaaatttttgtttgaggTTTGTATACAATGGAAATATGCGGCTCAACATCCCGATCTATGGAAATCGTTAACAATCCGTGGTAATGACGTTccgattaattttatttgcaaGAAGATTCGCAGTTGGACGAAATTAGAGTCGGTTCGTGCTGACGACATATTGGAACCGGCAACCGTCATTAGGCAGGTCTGTAGGTGCATACCGGGCATCAAACACCTGGCAATAAGGCACTGCACTCCAGGTACGGTGCCGGAGTCCGCGATCCGTTTCGTCATAAAGTCGTGCCCTCGACTGGAGTCGTTGGACTTGAGTGGAACTCAAATCAAAGGGACCACTTTTTACAAAGAATTATCATCCCTTACACACCTAAAGTtggtaaaaatcaaaatttcaaattaattaactaacaaaaatcaatttttctttttagaaaattaaatttgagcGATAATCCGCATTTAGGCGCAAAAGATTTAATCACGGCAGTTTTAAATTGCCgaaaattaaacgatttaaGAGTTTCAAAATACGTATGTAAAAGTGaagttttaaaagatgatgatgcggttttaatatttttaagtactTGTGACAGATTGATTTCTTTAGCTTTTGATTGCGCAACTTTTTCAGTTTCAACTTTCGGAGTATATTGAGTTgcccaacttaatttttatttttttttataaaatcattgtTTTCTAGGTAGTTTTTAATTGTAGAAAATTAGAAAGGCTAGCTCTTTTTAGCGCAACGAAATTAGTTGGGGAACAATTCGCTTCGATATGGCAACAATTCCCCCgattaaaagtattaaaaataaccaaCGCGTATCAAATCAACGACATTCACGTTATGGAACTATTCGAAGACGGGGAACGCGTCATGAAAAAATTAACCGTATTGGATTTATCTGGTTGTTGGAAAATCACCGAAGGAAGTTTGGATATTATAGCGAACGTTGCGCGAAATTTAGAAAagttaagtttaaaaagttgcaAAAGCATAACCAGCTTGGAATCGGtttcgaaatatttattacaattaaaaatgctCAATATGGCATTTATGAAAAGTTTACGTTTAATAACCGCATTTCCACTTCctcgaaaactaaaaaaactttatatcgatgaaaatgatgaaattttggGATGGTTAAAGTCGCTGGAAGATAATCATTcgtttgaggttaaaatatgCCTTTCGGagtacaataaaaacattaaagatgctgaactataaataaagttgatttaaaaaactaaatcttTGTAATATTACTTTTTACAAAGCAACAGAACAGGGGACTCCCTgtaaaatatatacatttaGGGGAATCCCGCTAATCTGTACGTATGTATTGACAGCAGTAAAGCTACTTGGTTCATGGAAGTACATAGTGCGAATCATTTTATCAGCAAAGCTTATACTATTGTgcgtttattttttgaattggtCAGTTTTCAACGTTTGTAGTTTTTATGGTATCTTTATAGTTTgcgtaaattttttaataataataatatattttattgtcgTAATAAACCATTACCTTCAGCAGAGGCAGCCTTGTCTTTCGTAAGGCTTGGTAGAAACGCTCTACGAACTGTAACGGGACTCGTCACGggtcactgtaaggtaaacaagcatctttataaccttaagcttGCTATTAGTCCTCTCTGCCGCCTCTGTAAAGAGAGCGAGGAGACGGTccgacacatcttgtgtgaatgccccactctgcaagacctcagaatgagagacttcggaaaggaatggccgaccacagatggcatcaggaacacacctctgagctgtatcctagccttcggaaattccttaggctggttgatgtagccGGAGACAGTGTAGAAGAATGTACAAGGGGCCCGTTGGGGCCTAGGTGCTGTGTGCGTAGCATACCCTCCGCtttcctacatacatacatacaaaccATTACTACAAAACGTTATTGAATACATAAGAAGTAGaatgaaatattaataatacaaatatacaTTTCATGGCAATTACACACTACACATTACGCATTAAAATTGTGAGACTGAACTGTCGTGAGATATTCCTCGCACGAATAGAAAACGTTCTCcatcaaatattcttttattttcctcTTAAACCGTTCCCTAGACAGCGCAATCAGCTGCGGTGGTAGTTGGTTATAGAGTTTTGGACCCCAGTAATCCACATACTTTTGCGTTGATGCAATTCTGAGGTACGGTACCTGATATTGGTGTCGTGATCTTGTCAGATAGCTATGGAAATCAAGGAAGTTCAGAAAATCAGATGCCCCACCCCAGAAAAGAACACCATACGACGCCACCGAGTGAAGAGATGCAAAGTATGACAACCTCGCTGCCTGGCGAGGGGTTACTTGTTTTAGTCTTCGTATTGTAAAGATAGCAGAAGTCCGCCTAGTCCTCAGATGCTTCAAGTGTACTTGCCACGTCATTCCGCTGTCTAGATGCAtacccaaaaattttaaagttgtaGATTCCCTCCCACGTCGAGTGGTCTCCAACACTATATGTTCTGTTTTTTCACTGTTTAGTTTGAGCAGATTTTTACTGAACCATTCTTGAGTGGACACTATAGCTTCTTGTGATTTATCCTTTGTAGTGTCCTTTAATACGATGGATGTATCATCAGCATATAAATATGTTTCTTCAATAATGTTGGAAGGCAGATGATAAACAGGAGAGGTCTAAGAACAGACCCCTGAGGAACACCATGTTTGATTTTTACACTAGACGATCTATTACCATTATACTCAACATATTGTTGTCTGTCCATCAAATAAgatcttattaaatttagttatagACCTCTAATACCATAAAACTGAAGTTTACTCAGGAGAATGGAGTGGCTGATGGTATCGAATGCCTTACTGAGGTCCAGCAGGTCGATCTGAACCACATTTTGCTCATCGTGTGCTTTCGTTATAAAGGCAATTACTTCAGAAACAGCCGTCATTACCGATTTGCCTAATTGGTACCCGTGGGGACTGGtcgcaaaatatttattggtcTTAAAGTATTCCACCAACCATCTTGCTATTAATCTTTCAAATATCTTGGAGATAACGGGCAAAATTGATATAGGTCTATAATTGTTATAGTCCTTTTTATCACCCTTCTTATATAATGGCAGGACTCTCGCTGTCTTGAACTCTGAAGGAAAAATTCCATCGCTGACACATTTATTGAACATAATATTAAGATTGACCGCATACTGTTCTATTACTGactttattatattgtttgtTAAGCCATATGTGTCTAAGGTTCTATAGTGCAAAGGATTTGAAGAACAAAAAGAATGCCAGCAAAAACCTTCATAGCTAAAGCTCACAAATCAGCTAGTGGTCATAAAGTAGTGAAAAGTTCTTTTCTGTTGCAATGCAAAAACTTTCCCGTCTATTGGATGGCTGCCACAGCTTTCAATGAACAAGGGATTACCGTTGTATTAATTGATAATGCTCCAGCTCATCCTCCAGATTTACAACACGAAAATGTAAAGGTTGTCTTTTTACCGAAGAATACAACTTCTTTATTATAGCCATTAGATTAAGGGATCATTTAAACTTACAAGTTTATAGTTTAAGAACTGAATGAAGATGATTTAATGAACATGGTTCATAAAACAAACCAACATGATGAAGACAATGATTCGAATGAAGAGCAATTTGAACCAGTTGCGTGCACAGCAAGAATCATTAGCTTAGGACTTGAATTGTGAAGAAAATTGGGCAACATTTCATACAATATGACACAAATCTGTaaagattttgcaaaatttcgtTAACCATTGAGCCAAAATCGCATCAAGAAAACTCAAGTTCATGAAAGTGATGacgtttttttttcgtttaacaCGATTTTACTTAACAAAATCCAAGATTTCAATTTACACTGTTTTGTACAAAACCTATCTTCAATGTAAATGGGGAGATAAGTGTAATAGCCTCTTAATCAAAATGGAAATCGTtcaaaactgtaaatttagtttttaattgatttgggTAATAGCAATAAATTGAAAACGGAACGAAATAGGGTGGTCGTTTTAATAGATCTCTTCTGGTGTGGGAAAATTAACGATGGTGTGGGAAATATGTGAAATTCGATTTAAACCATCATGACACCATAAAATTGTCACCGTAGTCACCATCGTTCGCTTCCGCTTGACGGTTAATgagattttaataacatttaatagCAACAAACTTGTCGCTACtggaatttattatattcaggttgaattaaaattttaattacgttctttgaaaaataaaaaattaacgacaaagaggttatgttataaattataacctAAATACGTCAATGTCATATTTATGTCTAATTGACAAGTAGTGACTTAAACTTAAAGGAagtaaaaagtgtaaaaaatttttatttttaaacgaatACTTTTTAAGTTTAACGTACAGGTTTTTTCACCGTTGGTTTACCAAGCGCGACTAAGAAAAGGGGTGTTTTAGACGCGTGCACCCGTCGCGGGTTCTTCTGAACGGAACCTCGAGGCCGTCGACTCGGTGAGGAACCAGCGCGCCGTGACTAGgcacgacgacgacgacgattCGTTCATCTAATTCCCGGTTTTCCGCTGCTGTTAGTCGCGGCGGTAGCATACGGTCGGCGGGACTTCGGGACTCCGCTCTTTTCAAACGGATTTAATTGTAAAACCCGGCTCCGGAAGAGAAAAGACGAAGAACCCGCGCTGCCGTTCAAATTGGTTGTACAGTTAAATCTGCATCTGTCGCCGTTTATTCCACTTCCATCAACCTTATAAAACATTCTTTCAATAGATCAATTCGAAAATAATTGGTATAAATAGATTAACGCTGTggaatttttcattaaaaacctAACTTAGATatagatatgaaaatttaaagaaatccaattttttttaactttac contains the following coding sequences:
- the LOC111424352 gene encoding F-box/LRR-repeat protein 7-like: MNKNSSSRMPSAMSVLRNPLKSTSPSSNYNITSTWYHNLPIPILVKIFRYFTQLELKSLMLVCIQWKYAAQHPDLWKSLTIRGNDVPINFICKKIRSWTKLESVRADDILEPATVIRQVCRCIPGIKHLAIRHCTPGTVPESAIRFVIKSCPRLESLDLSGTQIKGTTFYKELSSLTHLKKLNLSDNPHLGAKDLITAVLNCRKLNDLRVSKYVCKSEVLKDDDAVLIFLSTCDRLISLAFDCATFSVSTFGVVFNCRKLERLALFSATKLVGEQFASIWQQFPRLKVLKITNAYQINDIHVMELFEDGERVMKKLTVLDLSGCWKITEGSLDIIANVARNLEKLSLKSCKSITSLESVSKYLLQLKMLNMAFMKSLRLITAFPLPRKLKKLYIDENDEILGWLKSLEDNHSFEVKICLSEYNKNIKDAEL